A single genomic interval of Bacteroidota bacterium harbors:
- a CDS encoding OmpA family protein: MLYKLCLSIVFAAMLNSISQSQNIIDTSTIDFNKPLTGEFFRTYPRQFLDSNKQYIADYYYDSIYDILSQLPDTCIIEIGAHTSSVGTLQRNLNVSQKRANLFGNYLVTICQFPQNRLVPKGYGESQLLNHCTDEVECTQEEQMKNVRMEFKIIEKKE, from the coding sequence ATGCTATATAAACTGTGTTTGTCAATTGTGTTTGCTGCAATGTTGAATTCAATTTCGCAAAGTCAAAATATTATTGATACAAGTACAATTGATTTTAATAAGCCGTTAACCGGAGAATTTTTTCGCACTTATCCCCGACAGTTTTTAGATAGCAATAAGCAGTATATCGCCGATTATTATTATGATTCTATTTACGATATACTATCGCAACTTCCGGATACTTGTATTATTGAAATTGGTGCACACACAAGTAGCGTTGGTACTTTGCAACGCAACTTGAATGTTTCGCAAAAACGAGCAAATTTGTTTGGAAACTATTTAGTAACCATCTGTCAATTTCCTCAAAATAGATTAGTACCAAAAGGATATGGTGAATCACAATTATTAAATCATTGTACGGACGAAGTGGAATGCACTCAAGAAGAACAAATGAAAAATGTGCGTATGGAATTTAAGATTATTGAAAAGAAAGAATAG
- a CDS encoding T9SS type A sorting domain-containing protein: MSQTITCTDSEFPSDWKAMGPFEFIDGNVMGRVAAISPDRSDLNNIIIGTRASGLWRTTDGGGTWSNITGYSIPALGVDGIVRFEDTYDILYAVSTFTGSDLNIYNAGLIYSDDGGYVWNEVESYPSDYQLNGDYFTTEIFLEDESDKVWLGNNKKLFCRNVGGFWESRPSYVGEYVFADLDEFTTDDNHRIGEVDLVPGNDEFIVVSPSQGSNLDYIYSKDGSEHWYSFNIPHLPTVPLDGHYEMTVLTSIPTPNKAYTIFLFNIYDATNTKVGHDNYLTHYDLTLPTPYAGSTYSISTDLLSSGVISYFEVIPGDGSTTNDQCFIGKSQDRMQRASIPSTPSDFSFSSISNYAGFGSNCHTDVRDVKTLYDFSAGKYICFIAHDGGVSMAEDLLNTNSDSDWNNINGVGLSITEFVGFGNSELEKERVLATAVDGNSKRRMISTTLPNDPTFYQGPGGDSYDCAVSTTDVDRGVLITNSFGTKDPANTKGYTFSTNVTQSITYSKADGADEGSALDNYALRPLNFDNQDRIWNGTTDVFMYPDYVNTSTSYEAITYSFHKWNTLPPSERITNNVLTAYKCVEEYPSPGKTACYYVTKKERLLGTPYADPVKIVYQEYDPSFIGNEYFFWNDITPFFDEDEDPSNGISNQFDLAFASDLEINSDNPNQIWVSFGGNTQGGNGQILEYILEDDALAKVGKVYFYDKSTNIWTNRSEGLPPNPVLCLEYLKGSDDIIFAGTDVGVYIWNKTEEQWECYDTEDKLPYCSVNELEINYCTMTLRACTYGFGIWETPLPIGTYYSRPGAPALEITGDITWSQSNDIGRDIRIKPGGRLTIQNCEIRIPKEHTIIVERGAALILDSAILVNYCEPWLGIEVWGNTSKPHPLVTNVLNGTYPSASDDQGVVYLNNDSRIINAETAISTYKSTPEGDASAFRGGIIIGESSSLINNQLAIRFMPYDYPVGGAYDTDDDNISYFKNCTFSMDDAYMFEDISDYQIFLWDVDGIDFLGCDFTNGIAQTDVTERGEAIYSVDATYKVSNYCTDPYSPCEHYDNSNFTGFFRAIEAANTRYLPLDITITYNVFDNNQRGVLLSNVENSSVFLNTYYVPDHALVNNYGVYLEQSEGYRVEENSFEGIGTFILALPYNAGIYVGNNSNAVTKIYKNSFINLETGIRSQTINKRLQLKCNIFDNIYFFNIYVTSGELENQGKCLNASYPLAERVQAPAGNVFSNEVDPNGDIRVLSAAEPFIYRHHIDLDPMYYQSTKVTLDQCNIYSTAGDACPSYLEGSGSASMMMSMAEEIEDVINTITSEIDAIAFSASELTVEELEEDLSIFEAEKEYYTTEAVDLYIAEQKTDSAIAILQNEEAQWAQQRLVEVYMLTGDFENANAQLKTLATDELATQDFVSLMEVLINMQSNGRNLDSLTEKELAIIESLHGKQSPSGVAAENILQLINKIDIPEVFDAETEEDMRYANTEITSAIKVFPNPTTNELFIDLTAITETQIPVRIVIYNLIGNKISEQEFLAGEIQKIALNNFSTGIYLLQCYQENILLHTENVMVE, encoded by the coding sequence ATGTCTCAGACTATAACTTGTACTGATTCAGAATTCCCTTCTGACTGGAAAGCAATGGGGCCATTTGAATTTATAGATGGTAATGTAATGGGAAGAGTAGCTGCTATTTCACCGGATAGAAGCGATTTAAATAATATAATTATTGGCACCCGTGCAAGTGGTTTATGGCGGACAACAGATGGAGGCGGTACATGGAGCAATATAACAGGTTACAGTATACCTGCTTTGGGTGTAGATGGCATAGTAAGATTTGAAGATACCTATGATATATTATATGCAGTTTCAACCTTTACAGGTTCAGATCTGAATATTTATAATGCAGGCCTTATTTATTCCGATGATGGTGGGTATGTATGGAATGAAGTAGAAAGTTATCCGTCGGATTATCAGCTTAATGGTGATTATTTCACAACAGAAATTTTTCTTGAAGATGAATCAGATAAGGTTTGGTTAGGAAATAACAAAAAATTATTTTGCAGGAATGTCGGCGGTTTCTGGGAAAGCAGACCATCCTATGTTGGTGAATATGTCTTTGCTGACCTTGATGAATTCACAACTGATGATAACCACAGGATAGGAGAAGTAGATCTGGTACCTGGAAATGATGAATTTATTGTTGTGAGCCCATCACAGGGTTCAAATCTCGACTATATTTATTCTAAGGACGGCAGTGAACATTGGTATAGTTTTAACATTCCTCATTTACCTACTGTGCCTCTTGATGGTCATTATGAAATGACTGTATTGACTTCCATACCCACACCAAATAAGGCTTATACAATTTTTCTATTTAATATTTATGATGCAACTAATACTAAGGTTGGACATGATAACTATTTAACCCATTATGATCTTACTTTGCCTACACCATATGCAGGTTCTACTTATTCTATCAGCACTGATTTACTTAGTAGCGGCGTAATCTCCTATTTTGAAGTAATACCGGGTGATGGCTCAACTACTAATGATCAATGCTTTATTGGCAAAAGTCAAGATAGAATGCAAAGAGCTTCAATTCCTTCTACACCTTCCGATTTCAGTTTTTCTTCAATCAGTAACTACGCTGGTTTTGGGTCAAATTGCCATACTGATGTTCGGGATGTAAAAACACTATATGATTTTAGTGCTGGTAAGTATATATGCTTCATAGCTCATGACGGTGGGGTAAGTATGGCAGAGGATTTATTAAACACAAACAGTGATAGTGATTGGAATAATATTAATGGTGTAGGTTTATCCATAACGGAATTTGTTGGATTCGGAAATTCCGAATTGGAAAAGGAAAGAGTTTTAGCTACTGCCGTTGATGGAAACTCAAAACGTAGAATGATATCTACAACACTACCAAATGATCCAACTTTTTATCAGGGACCAGGTGGTGATAGCTACGATTGTGCTGTTTCTACAACTGATGTAGATAGAGGCGTTTTAATTACCAATAGTTTCGGTACAAAAGATCCGGCTAATACTAAAGGTTATACTTTTTCAACTAATGTCACACAATCGATCACTTATTCCAAAGCTGATGGTGCTGATGAAGGTTCTGCCCTTGATAACTATGCTTTACGTCCTTTGAATTTTGATAATCAGGATCGTATATGGAATGGAACTACTGATGTTTTTATGTACCCGGATTATGTGAATACATCTACTTCATATGAAGCCATTACTTATTCTTTTCATAAATGGAATACTTTGCCCCCTTCCGAACGAATTACAAATAATGTATTAACGGCTTATAAATGTGTTGAAGAATATCCTTCACCGGGTAAAACAGCATGTTATTATGTAACTAAAAAAGAAAGATTGTTAGGTACACCTTATGCAGATCCGGTGAAGATTGTATATCAAGAGTATGATCCGAGTTTCATTGGCAATGAATATTTTTTTTGGAATGATATAACCCCATTTTTTGATGAAGATGAAGACCCATCAAATGGAATTTCAAATCAATTTGATTTGGCATTTGCAAGCGACCTTGAAATAAATAGTGATAATCCTAATCAGATTTGGGTTTCTTTTGGTGGAAATACACAAGGAGGTAATGGTCAAATTTTGGAGTATATATTAGAGGATGATGCTTTGGCTAAAGTGGGCAAAGTATATTTTTATGATAAATCAACAAATATCTGGACTAATCGCTCTGAGGGCTTACCACCAAATCCTGTTTTGTGTCTGGAATATTTAAAGGGTTCAGATGATATCATTTTTGCCGGAACAGATGTAGGTGTTTACATTTGGAATAAAACTGAAGAGCAATGGGAGTGTTATGATACGGAGGATAAGCTGCCTTATTGTAGTGTGAATGAATTAGAAATAAATTATTGCACCATGACATTACGTGCTTGTACCTACGGTTTTGGCATTTGGGAAACCCCACTTCCCATCGGTACATATTACAGCCGCCCGGGTGCTCCTGCACTTGAAATAACAGGTGATATAACATGGTCGCAAAGCAATGACATTGGCAGAGATATTCGAATAAAACCCGGTGGCAGATTAACCATTCAAAATTGTGAAATCCGCATTCCTAAAGAGCATACTATAATTGTGGAGCGTGGTGCTGCTCTAATTTTAGATAGTGCTATTCTTGTAAATTATTGCGAGCCCTGGCTTGGTATTGAAGTATGGGGTAATACTTCCAAACCTCATCCATTAGTTACAAATGTTTTAAACGGAACTTATCCATCAGCAAGCGATGATCAGGGAGTGGTGTATTTAAACAACGACAGCAGAATAATAAATGCAGAAACTGCAATCAGCACTTATAAATCTACACCCGAAGGTGATGCATCTGCATTTCGTGGTGGAATAATTATCGGTGAATCTTCTTCACTTATTAATAATCAACTCGCAATTCGTTTTATGCCTTATGATTATCCTGTAGGCGGAGCATATGATACGGATGATGATAATATTTCGTATTTCAAAAACTGCACTTTCAGTATGGATGATGCATATATGTTTGAAGATATTTCTGACTATCAAATTTTTCTTTGGGATGTGGATGGCATAGATTTTCTAGGTTGCGATTTTACAAATGGTATCGCACAAACAGACGTTACCGAAAGAGGCGAAGCCATCTATTCTGTAGATGCTACATACAAAGTGAGTAATTATTGCACCGATCCCTATTCACCTTGCGAACATTATGATAACTCTAATTTTACGGGATTTTTCCGAGCAATTGAAGCAGCCAATACACGCTATCTGCCTTTAGATATTACTATCACCTATAATGTATTTGATAATAATCAACGAGGTGTGTTATTAAGCAATGTTGAAAATTCTTCTGTTTTTCTAAATACATATTATGTCCCAGATCATGCATTAGTGAATAATTATGGAGTGTATTTAGAACAGAGTGAAGGATACAGAGTGGAAGAAAATAGTTTTGAAGGTATCGGTACCTTTATTCTTGCCTTACCATATAATGCCGGAATTTATGTAGGCAATAATTCAAATGCCGTTACAAAGATTTATAAAAACAGTTTTATAAATTTAGAAACAGGAATCAGAAGTCAAACTATAAATAAACGACTCCAATTAAAGTGTAATATATTTGATAATATTTATTTCTTCAATATTTACGTTACAAGCGGCGAATTAGAAAATCAAGGTAAATGCCTGAATGCATCTTATCCATTAGCTGAAAGAGTGCAGGCGCCAGCCGGAAATGTTTTTTCGAATGAGGTGGATCCGAACGGAGATATAAGAGTATTAAGTGCCGCAGAGCCATTTATATATCGCCATCATATTGATTTAGATCCGATGTATTATCAATCAACTAAAGTCACTTTAGATCAGTGTAATATTTACAGCACAGCAGGTGATGCATGTCCATCTTATCTCGAAGGTTCCGGTTCGGCATCTATGATGATGAGTATGGCAGAAGAGATAGAAGATGTAATAAATACAATTACATCTGAAATTGATGCTATTGCATTTTCTGCATCAGAATTAACGGTAGAAGAATTAGAAGAAGACCTCAGTATTTTTGAAGCAGAAAAAGAATATTACACTACAGAAGCAGTTGACTTATATATTGCAGAACAAAAAACGGATTCAGCAATTGCCATATTACAAAATGAAGAAGCACAATGGGCACAACAGCGATTAGTAGAAGTGTATATGCTAACCGGTGATTTTGAAAATGCAAATGCACAATTAAAAACATTGGCAACAGATGAACTTGCCACACAGGATTTTGTATCACTGATGGAAGTTTTGATTAACATGCAAAGCAATGGCAGAAATTTAGATTCATTAACCGAAAAAGAATTAGCAATAATAGAATCTTTACACGGCAAACAAAGTCCATCAGGAGTTGCAGCAGAAAATATTTTGCAACTCATAAACAAAATAGATATACCCGAAGTATTTGATGCAGAAACGGAAGAAGATATGCGCTATGCAAATACCGAAATTACATCTGCAATAAAAGTTTTTCCAAACCCAACTACCAACGAATTATTTATTGACTTAACTGCAATCACCGAAACACAAATTCCGGTGCGCATAGTTATTTATAATTTAATAGGTAATAAAATTTCGGAGCAGGAATTTTTAGCCGGAGAAATACAAAAAATTGCACTCAACAATTTCAGTACAGGTATTTATTTATTGCAGTGTTATCAGGAAAATATTTTGTTGCATACAGAGAATGTGATGGTGGAATAG
- a CDS encoding T9SS type A sorting domain-containing protein: MQKAKYYITSFLLAIAFTINAQLPTGPEIVWQRCFGSSGVDYFIDVIKLADSSILTSQVYGFPDGDAEGLYELSVPAILTKFTSDLEIIWQRYFGGNTCGSGITNIIPLPDGTIMTAGGTCSTDGDFTDNHSDAGDIFLLKTDVDGNKLWSRCYGGSAKDYITGCIATQDGGFLITGYTGSSDGDIPFHYGASAFYDALIFKTDSAGNIEWLKVIGGTSVDYVISSVEIDSEKYFFAVASTSDDIDFEGVGLDDYAKVLYFEIDISGNINQKSYYSGDNEIRGYISASKIHDGKVLLVNVVADSSNYVESFGMEDGVIAVLDDSLHFNTIKNFGGSKNDALLRVVADEAGNYYLLGYSYSPDGDLPGNYNDGAYNDYWLMATDHNFNLLWSRNFGGKFNNNKSDVSTLLGNLIVDENYITCFISCVVPDSFPDMDIECGFPSLSSGYTDSWIVRFDLNTVSVQEPSITPDFFTVYPNPTQHQITITMNQDISPCYNNYVVLIDMKGRKLAEAEFNYTYSMDVSNLAPGLYMVLVYCNEFLQYKKIVIQH, from the coding sequence ATGCAAAAAGCAAAATATTATATCACCTCATTTTTACTTGCAATTGCTTTTACTATAAATGCACAATTACCCACAGGACCGGAGATAGTATGGCAGAGATGTTTTGGATCAAGTGGAGTTGATTATTTCATTGACGTAATAAAGTTAGCCGATAGTAGTATCCTTACTTCTCAAGTCTATGGATTTCCTGATGGTGATGCTGAAGGGCTCTATGAATTATCAGTGCCTGCAATTCTCACCAAGTTTACATCTGATTTAGAGATCATTTGGCAAAGATATTTTGGAGGAAACACATGCGGAAGCGGAATAACCAATATTATACCCTTGCCTGATGGAACAATAATGACTGCTGGTGGAACCTGCTCAACTGATGGTGATTTCACCGATAATCATAGTGATGCCGGAGATATTTTCTTATTGAAAACGGATGTAGATGGCAATAAATTATGGAGTAGGTGTTATGGAGGAAGCGCTAAGGATTATATTACAGGTTGCATTGCCACGCAGGACGGCGGATTTCTGATTACCGGATATACGGGTTCCTCAGATGGTGATATTCCATTTCATTACGGCGCATCGGCTTTTTATGATGCTCTTATTTTTAAAACCGATAGTGCAGGTAATATTGAATGGTTGAAAGTAATTGGGGGGACTTCTGTTGATTATGTGATTTCAAGTGTTGAAATAGATTCTGAGAAATATTTTTTTGCCGTAGCCAGCACCTCTGATGATATTGATTTTGAAGGCGTAGGTTTAGATGATTATGCCAAAGTATTGTATTTTGAAATTGATATTTCTGGCAATATTAATCAGAAATCCTATTATTCAGGTGATAATGAAATACGGGGATACATTAGTGCATCTAAAATACATGATGGTAAAGTATTGCTGGTTAATGTAGTAGCTGATAGTAGCAACTATGTAGAAAGTTTTGGAATGGAAGATGGTGTAATTGCAGTATTAGATGATTCACTTCATTTCAATACAATCAAAAATTTCGGAGGTAGTAAAAATGATGCATTGTTAAGAGTAGTTGCTGACGAAGCAGGTAATTATTATTTGTTAGGGTACAGTTACAGCCCTGATGGTGACCTGCCCGGAAACTATAATGATGGAGCCTATAACGACTATTGGCTCATGGCTACAGATCATAATTTCAATCTGCTATGGAGCCGCAACTTTGGAGGTAAATTCAATAATAACAAAAGTGATGTAAGTACATTACTAGGCAATTTGATTGTGGATGAAAATTATATTACTTGCTTCATAAGTTGTGTTGTGCCTGATAGCTTTCCTGATATGGACATTGAATGTGGCTTTCCAAGTTTATCGTCGGGTTACACTGATTCATGGATAGTTCGCTTTGATTTGAATACTGTTTCTGTTCAAGAGCCTTCAATAACACCAGATTTTTTCACAGTATATCCCAATCCAACCCAACATCAAATTACAATAACTATGAATCAAGATATTTCGCCATGTTATAATAATTATGTTGTGCTCATAGATATGAAAGGCAGAAAGTTAGCAGAAGCAGAATTTAATTATACCTATTCTATGGATGTTTCAAACCTTGCACCTGGTTTATATATGGTACTTGTATATTGCAATGAGTTTTTACAATATAAAAAAATTGTCATTCAACATTAA
- a CDS encoding T9SS type A sorting domain-containing protein, giving the protein MKYLLLSFILFICCSLFAQVPADGLVGFYPFNNSTIDSSTFHNDAIAGGCSFTVDRFGNENAALEMNGISDSLIIPIPELAPLPSDFTISFWMKTNSPEKLNLFSLKDSPNDTINNFEIQFSSTSSLQSILEIYYGFYTYWNGSGWGDNYLAEGAAGTWYDGRWHHHVLTRTNDTLSVWHEGLNYTSVYYEHYAGPIGDALNFVVSAAPNKLKGTVDDIAFYNRALSEIEILNLFHDHNPFNFIDPKSTDAYFEGDTILVRWDFDATQVSDSIDLEYRINETGDWILTDQNHLVEYFFYPFVMNYPIGTKVELRITDRLNTANTKTVGPFIVTDYQWQLVNDSLPFTPRDGSGLVNFKNKMWLFGGWDPPYHEPFYTCSEIYSSTDGINWEYHGEAPWPARHISGWLVHENFIYLIGGDPQSGALSDVWKSDDGINWIQLLDSIPYFLPHRHSINVASVNHTLLNFGGQQVDYVSGGLNQVWRSTDGIDWEQLPDAPWTGRGMILNNCVDTINNVAWMLGGGRLWDRRCYNEVWNTADGESWNLVNANPPWQARYWHTVAWFDNKMWVINGVVNQTDNNETWYSADGITWYELKYPKYLPRHAHSTTVYDNALWMMAGIASNDSWKLVNTSPPIVEQIQNQKFIFNVFPNPANKILQITISPDVEILSIRTYNYLNQFVSVNFKNNQANISHLDAGIYFTEIISESGRWVQQWIKL; this is encoded by the coding sequence ATGAAATATTTACTCCTTTCATTTATTTTATTTATTTGCTGTTCCCTATTTGCACAAGTGCCTGCTGATGGTTTGGTAGGATTTTATCCGTTTAATAATTCTACAATTGATTCAAGCACATTTCACAATGATGCTATTGCGGGTGGTTGCTCTTTTACAGTTGATAGATTTGGAAATGAAAATGCAGCTCTTGAAATGAATGGTATTTCCGATTCATTGATAATTCCAATTCCTGAACTTGCTCCACTGCCAAGTGATTTTACAATTTCTTTTTGGATGAAAACAAATTCACCCGAAAAACTGAATCTCTTTTCACTGAAAGATTCACCTAACGATACTATCAATAATTTTGAAATTCAATTCAGTTCTACAAGCAGCTTGCAATCTATACTGGAAATTTACTACGGTTTTTATACTTACTGGAATGGTTCAGGTTGGGGGGATAATTATTTAGCAGAAGGTGCTGCAGGTACATGGTATGATGGACGTTGGCATCATCATGTATTAACCAGAACCAATGACACCTTAAGCGTTTGGCATGAAGGGCTAAACTATACATCTGTGTATTACGAACATTATGCAGGACCAATTGGAGATGCGTTGAATTTTGTTGTTAGTGCAGCACCAAATAAATTGAAAGGAACAGTAGATGATATTGCATTTTATAATCGTGCATTATCCGAAATTGAAATACTGAATTTATTTCATGATCATAATCCATTTAATTTTATTGACCCAAAATCCACAGATGCATATTTTGAAGGAGATACAATTTTGGTAAGATGGGATTTTGATGCAACACAAGTAAGTGATTCCATTGATTTGGAATATCGTATTAATGAAACCGGCGATTGGATACTTACAGATCAAAATCATTTGGTGGAATATTTTTTCTATCCCTTTGTAATGAATTATCCGATAGGAACAAAAGTGGAATTACGCATTACTGATAGATTAAATACAGCAAACACAAAAACTGTCGGGCCATTTATTGTTACAGATTATCAATGGCAATTAGTAAACGACTCACTACCGTTTACACCAAGAGATGGAAGTGGATTAGTAAATTTTAAAAATAAAATGTGGTTGTTCGGTGGATGGGATCCTCCTTATCATGAACCCTTTTATACTTGCAGTGAAATCTATAGTTCAACAGATGGAATTAATTGGGAATATCATGGTGAAGCCCCCTGGCCAGCACGCCATATTTCGGGTTGGCTTGTGCATGAAAACTTCATTTATCTTATAGGTGGCGATCCGCAATCTGGTGCCCTGAGTGATGTTTGGAAAAGTGATGATGGCATAAACTGGATACAGTTATTGGATTCCATTCCCTATTTTTTACCACACCGGCACAGTATAAATGTGGCAAGTGTAAATCATACATTATTAAATTTTGGAGGGCAACAAGTGGATTATGTTTCGGGTGGATTAAATCAGGTTTGGAGAAGTACCGATGGTATTGATTGGGAACAATTACCGGATGCCCCATGGACAGGCAGAGGAATGATTTTAAATAATTGCGTAGATACAATAAATAATGTCGCATGGATGCTTGGTGGTGGCAGACTTTGGGACAGGCGATGTTATAATGAAGTTTGGAATACTGCAGATGGTGAAAGTTGGAATCTTGTAAATGCAAACCCACCATGGCAAGCGAGGTATTGGCATACAGTTGCATGGTTTGATAATAAAATGTGGGTGATAAATGGAGTAGTAAATCAAACAGATAATAATGAAACATGGTACAGTGCAGATGGTATTACATGGTATGAATTAAAGTATCCGAAATATTTACCACGACATGCACATTCAACAACTGTGTATGATAATGCATTATGGATGATGGCAGGAATTGCTTCTAACGATAGTTGGAAACTTGTAAATACAAGTCCTCCAATTGTTGAACAAATACAAAATCAGAAATTTATTTTTAATGTGTTTCCAAATCCTGCGAATAAAATATTGCAAATAACTATTTCACCTGATGTAGAAATTTTAAGCATCCGCACATATAATTATTTGAATCAATTTGTGTCGGTAAATTTTAAAAATAATCAAGCCAACATCTCTCATCTTGATGCCGGTATATATTTTACAGAAATAATTTCTGAATCAGGCAGGTGGGTACAGCAATGGATTAAATTATAG
- a CDS encoding nucleotidyltransferase domain-containing protein, translating into MMVIESNIESIRKLCNTHYVETMYVFGSSINANFNDESDVDFLVKFKDIELENYFDNYMDFKLKLESLVGRKVDLLEEQTLKNPILIQSINRSKERVYG; encoded by the coding sequence ATAATGGTAATAGAATCAAATATTGAAAGTATTAGAAAATTGTGTAACACACATTATGTAGAAACAATGTATGTGTTTGGCTCTTCAATTAACGCAAATTTTAATGATGAAAGTGATGTTGATTTTCTTGTTAAATTTAAAGACATTGAGTTAGAAAACTATTTTGATAATTATATGGATTTTAAATTAAAACTTGAATCTTTAGTTGGTAGAAAAGTGGATTTGTTAGAAGAACAGACTTTAAAGAATCCGATTTTAATTCAGTCAATTAATAGATCAAAAGAAAGGGTATATGGATGA
- a CDS encoding DUF86 domain-containing protein — MDERILKYLYDIKLAIDEIDAYFITEKRDFNLYRKNIMLKRAVERNLEIIGEAINRIIKQDKSWADIITNAKAIIGLRNQIIHSYDNISDENIWSILINHLPKLKEEIELLIKN; from the coding sequence ATGGATGAAAGAATTTTAAAATATTTGTATGATATCAAATTGGCAATTGATGAGATTGATGCATATTTTATAACTGAAAAGCGAGACTTTAATTTATACCGCAAAAATATAATGTTGAAGCGGGCGGTGGAAAGAAACCTCGAAATAATTGGCGAAGCTATTAACAGAATAATTAAACAAGATAAAAGTTGGGCTGATATTATTACGAATGCTAAAGCTATTATTGGTTTAAGAAATCAGATTATTCATTCTTATGACAATATATCGGACGAAAATATTTGGTCAATTTTAATAAATCATCTTCCTAAACTCAAAGAAGAAATTGAGTTACTAATAAAAAATTAA